The genomic window CGCTTGTTTGAATGTGGAGAGGTCTAAAGACAATTCTATATCTTTGAGGACGGGTTCTTGATCCTTCTGATTATCTCAGTGGTTGACATGCCCTGAACAAGGTGGATGGTCTTTACTTCTTTTACAAGGTCGCCGCCCACGATATCCTGTTTTGACCAGTCTTTTCCTTTTACCAGCACATCAGGTTTAAGCTCTTTGATAAGGTTGTAAGGCGTGGCTTCATGAAAAAAGGTCACATAATCCACCGCATGGAATGCCGCAAGCAGCTCTGCCCTCTGCTCCTGCGGGATTATGGGCCTGCCGGGTTTTAACGCAGATACCGACTTGTCTGAATTGAGCCCGACTATCAGGATATCGCCGAACTCTTTTGCCTGGTTAAGCAGCCTGGCATGGCCGACATGGAGGATGTCAAAACAGCCGTTCGTAAAGACTATCTTCTTTCCCTCGTCTTTCAGTTTGCTGACGATATCCTTGAGATGCTCTCTATTGACGACTTTATGATTTTTATTATTCATGGGTTGACCTTAGTATTAATAATATCACTTTCAGCAAGAAGTTCAAGCTTCTAATTATATCTCAATCAGAAACGTTTCGCAGGGGTTGTGGTAAAATCATTTGAAATGTTCAGCGCCAGATTCGTACATATGCTTGACAAGCCCCTTTCTTCACTCGCGAAGAAGATAAATATATCTCCGAACCTGATCACCATAACCGGATGTTTTGTAACTTTGGCAGCTGCTTTTGTAATACCCCGGAGCCTTATATCAGGCGGCATTCTCATCCTCTTCAGCGGCTTTTTTGACATGCTTGACGGCCTTGTAGCAAGGGTAAATAACAGGGCTACGAAGTTCGGCGCCTATCTCGACTCTGTCCTTGACAGGTACTCTGACTCATTTCTGCTCATCGGTTTTTCATGGTACTTCTTCATTAACGGCTCCGCTCAAGGCTGCTTTTTAAGCATCGCTACGCTGGCAGGCTCACTCATAATCAGCTATGCAAAGGCAAGGGCAGAGGCGCTTGGACAGGCATGCAATGTCGGAATAATCGAACGTCCTGAAAGGATAATTATCATGGCAGCCGGAGCGCTCTCAGGATGGGTGATGCCGATGATATGGGTTCTATTTATCCTGACTCATATCACAGTTGCCCAGAGGGTGTATCATGTGTGGAAAGGGATGAGATCCTAACTTTTATGGTCATTCCGGCTTGTCCGGAATCTTTCCCTAAGTGGATTCCCGCCGCGTTTTTTTACTCAGTCTTATTGCAGCCGTTTAAAGTGTATAGTATGCAACTGGCCATTTCTATTTGGCAACAGTTTTCAATAGAACAGGCTTGCGACGCTCGAAAGAAACCAACTTTTTGCCGGATACAGCTTGCCTCCGCAGAATGTCTTGAAATATTGCATCAGCGTTGTGACCGAACTGATTGGCGTATTGCTCTCTCAGTGAGTGAGTCTCTGTGACTATAGGATCTTTCCACATAGCTTAAACCTCCTCTATTAGTTCTTGCGGTGTGCAGATTATGGGCGGCTCGTAACCAAGCGCCCGACAGGTGGCCTCAATTTATTTCACTCCTTGAAAGAAATTATATCATAATGCGATAAGTGGTTAACGCCCCTTACCCGCTGGTTGGATTGTCTTCTTTGCTTTCCTGTTACTCGCAAGATCGAGCAAGGCATCAGGATGTTTTTCCGCAACTTGCAGCAATATGCGCGCCGGCCTTGTTCCCAGTTGCGAAGTGTTGCGGTGCTTATACCCATGAGGATTGCGAACTTGTCCTGTGAGAGTCCGTATTGGTCGCGAATCTTCTTCACCTCGGATTCCGCAAAGGTAAAGGTTCGCGCAGGTTTCATTGTGCGCTTCATTATTGCCCCGCCCTGTTTCACGCTTTTGAGAAGTTCATCAAAAAGTTCTTTTTTTATAGGTATTCTTGTCATGTGCGATGTTTACTCTCCTAAGGGCCAGATATGCCGAGGATAATTGCTGCGAATAAAGCCTGAATAGGGAAAGTTATTATGTCAAAAATAACAGTAAATGGTTTTAGCATTGTTCCTGCAACATTGTTTTCCTTGTTTTTACATGCCCATTTATTGTGATTTTTTCCTTCAGCATTAAAGTGATGCATCGTTATGTCTTCATCGCCAGAAGCAATCTTGTACGCAAAAGTATCTGCATAAATATTCCTCTTAAATCCAACAATTAGAGTGGAAGGATAGCCAGGCCAATTATAGTTAGACAACATAAGCTTCATGCCTTCATCGATGTTTGATTTTTTATCATTTGTTGTTGAATAAAAGATAATTTTCACTGGCTGCCCAGAATATTTGTCTTTAACAAGGAACTGCTCATTGATAGAATCACTCAAGCGGAATGTTACTTCGGAGTCAGAATCCTTTTCCATTGGCAACAATAGTTCAATAACAGGCCTCTCTTTACAATCTTCGGAATCAGGTAGAACTATTATACGAGCATTGCTTTTCCCATTTATATTTTCAAATCCAGAGTATACGCCTGCTAATTGCATATTGGTTGGCTTAAACTCATCAACAAACGATGACTTGGGGTGGTGAACAAACTGATTGACGGCTAAAGTTGCGCAACCCGTTATGGATAAACATAATGTCAGAAAAAAGACAGATACCAATACATTCAAAGTTATTTTGTGTTGTGATATTATCATTTCTCCCTTTTCATTTTTAGATAACAGTTATTATCTGAACTACTAAGTAAAAGTAGCATTAATTAGATTGCAGGGTCCATAAAATAAAATATTCAGGATTCTTCTTAAAACTCTATCCCCTTTCGCGCCTTTGTGCCGTTCTCAAAAGGGTGTTTGACCATCTGAATATCTGTAGCGTAATCGGCAAGCTTTATCAATTCCGGTGGCGCGTTTCTGCCGGTAAAGACGAGTTCGAGGCTTTCGGGCTTTGCTTTAATTATCCTCCTGACATCATCCATGTCCGCAAGTTTGCCGCTGAAGAGGTTGTTGAACTCATCAAGTATCACAAGGTCATAAACGCCGCTCTTTATCTCTTTTATTGTGAGTTCGATAGATTCTGCGACAGCGGCTTTCAGTTCCTGGATAGTTACTTTCGGGTCAAAGAGTGGAGATACCTGATCCTCGAAGGTCACGACACTGACGCCTATCATCTTCAGGGCAGATATCTCTCCTGAGTTGAGCGAGCCGCCCTTGAGGAACTGGTGTATGAGCACCTTTCTGCCATGGCCTGTTGCCCTTACCGCAAGCCCGACAGCTGCGGTTGTCTTGCCCTTGCCCTCGCCGGTGTAGACATGTATCAGGCCTTTTGACATAAATTAGCTCTCGGCATTCAGCCGTCAGCGATCAGCTTTATTTGTATGTTTACTCTTTTGCTGAAAGCTGAACGCTGATAGCTGACAGCTTTTTTGGAGCGGGCGACGAGATTTGAACTCGCGACTTCCAGCTTGGGAAGCTAGCACTCTACCACTGAGTTACGCCCGCTATTGATTGAGTATGAAGTATTTTATATTGAGCCTGTTCAGTATTGCAAGCGCATTGAACGGGAGTAAACTAACGGGCTATTGCGCCTGTCCGCTATCACCAACGCTTTTTTGCTATAATACAAACCATGTTCGGGTTAATAACAAAGATCTTCGGCACAAAGAACGAGCGCGACCTTAAGCTTCTCGACCAGATAGTTGAGAGGATTAACGCTGCGGAAGCTTCGGTATCTTCGCTTGATGATGAAAAGCTGAAGGGCAAGACCGTTGAATTCCGGGAAAGGCTTACTGCCGGTGAAACCCTCGACGATATATTGCCCGAGGCGTTCGCGGTTGTCAGGGAGGCATCACGCAGGATACTCGGGATGCGTCACTTTGATTCACAGCTCATAGGCGGCATCGTTCTTCATCAGGGCAAGATCGCTGAGATGAAGACCGGAGAGGGAAAGACGCTTGCAGCCACTCTGCCGGTATACCTGAACGCGATCGACGGCAGGGGTGTGCATGTTATTACGGTCAATGATTATCTTGCCAAGAGAGATACGCAGTGGATGGGGCCGATATATCATTTCCTCGGCCTTTCAGTAGGCACTATTCAGCACGACACCTCTTTTGTATATGACAAATCATTTCACTCTGAGGACAGCAGGCTCAGGTATCTCAGGCCCATAAGCAGGAGAGACGCCTATCACTCAGATATAACTTACGGCACAAATAACGAGTTCGGGTTTGATTACCTCAGGGACAATATGAGGTATGACATAAGCGAGTACGTTCAGAGAGAACTGAACTACGCGATAGTTGACGAGGTTGACAGTATCCTGATAGACGAGGCGAGGACACCGCTCATCATATCCGGCGCTTCCGAGGAATCAACTGACAAGTATTACAAGGTGGACAAGGTCATTCCCGGTTTTGTACGCGATACGGATTTCACAGTTGATGAAAAGGCGAGGAACATCATTCTCACTGATGAGGGCAATTCAAAGGCTGAGAAGCTTCTCGGCATAGATAACCTCTATGACATCTCAAATATGGATATCCTCCATCACCTGAATCAGGCGCTGAGGGCGCATGTCCTCTTTCACCGTGATGTTGACTACATTGTAAAGGACGACGAGGTCATCATAGTTGATGAGTTCACCGGCCGTCTCATGCCGGGCAGGCGCTGGTCTGACGGACAGCACCAGGCGATCGAGGCAAAGGAGGGCGTCAAGATAGCGAGCGAGAATCAGACGCTTGCCTCTGTCACCTTCCAGAACTACTTCAGGATGTACAACAAGCTTTCAGGCATGACCGGCACCGCAGACACAGAGGCTGCGGAGTTCGCAAAGATATATAACCTTGACGTGCTCGTCATCCCCACAAATAAAAAGATGATAAGGATCGACAATGCCGATGTCATCTATAAGAATGTGAAAGGCAAATTAAATGCCGTAGTGAACGAGATAGAAGCCTGCCACAAGAGGGGCCAGCCGGTGCTTGTTGGAACCATATCCATTGAAAAGTCAGAGCTTATAAGCTCGATGCTCAAAAAGAGAAAGGTGCCGCATCAGGTGCTCAATGCCAAATACCACGAGCGGGAGGCGGAGATAGTCGTCCACGCGGGAAGAAGCGGCGCTGTCACCATAGCAACCAACATGGCAGGCCGAGGCACGGACATTGTGCTTGGAGGAAACCCCGAGGTCATTGCCAAGGATATGCTCAGGGAGAAGGAATCATATACTGATGAGGATTTTCAGAATGCCCTGAAGAAGGCGCAGCAGCTCTGTGAAGAAGACAAGAAGAAGGTCTTGGAGGCAGGAGGGCTTCATATACTTGGCACTGAAAGGCATGAATCACGCAGGATAGATAACCAGCTCAGGGGGCGTTCCGGCCGTCAGGGAGACCCGGGTTCGTCAAGGTTCTATCTCTCGCTTGAGGACGACCTCATGAGGATATTCGGCTCTGACAGGATATCAGGCCTCATGGAAAAGTTAGGCATGGAGGAAGACCAGCCGATAGAGCACCCGTGGGTCTCCAAGGGAATAGAGAGTTCGCAGAAGAAGGTTGAAGGGCATAACTTTGATATAAGGAAGCACCTGATAGATTATGACGATGTAATGAACAAGCAGAGGACAGAGATATATTCTTACAGGCGCGAGATACTTTCCGAGCAGGGGCTGAAAGAGAAGATATTTGAGATGGCTGAGAACATCCTTGATGATATACTCGCTGACCATTGCCCTGAAGACAAGCATGCTGAAGAGTGGGATATCAAAGGGCTCAAAGACGCGCTTTACGGGAAGTTCAATATAACTTCTGATCTTGATGCCGGTAGTTTTGATGAGATGCGCCAGAAGCTTATTGATGAGATCAAACGTCTCTATGAGGAGAAGGAGACCGAGATAGGTGCTGAGAACTTCAGGTATCTTGAGAAGATGATAATGATCCAGATGGTTGACACACAGTGGAAAGACCATCTCCTCGGCCTCGACCACCTCAAAGAAGGCGTAGGGCTCAGGGGCTACGGCCAGAGGGATCCGCTTACAGAATATAAGAAGGAGGCGTTTGACATGTTCGCCGCCATGGGCGACAGGGTATCGTCAGAGGTCATCGGAAGGCTCTTCAAGATACACCTTGTAAAAGAGGAGCCGATCCAGAAGAAGATAAGCATACGCCCGTCAAAGCTTCAGTACGGCAGGGGAGAGGGAAGCGGCGAAGGCAAGCCCCAGACAGTCATCAAAGACCAGAAGATCGGAAGGAATGATCCGTGCCCCTGCGGAAGCGGCAAGAAGTACAAGAAGTGCTGCGGGGAAGGGCAGTAGTTTCTTCTTCTGTCATTCCCGTGCCTAAAAGCACCTACTGTTGGTGATGTTTTGGGCGGGAGTCGAGTTCTTTTAGTTCCCCACTTTGGCAAAGGGGGGCGAGGGGGGATTTCATAATAATCTTTCCTTTAAAATCCAGCCTTGTTGATTGCAGGAAGTTATCTTGTTTTTTCTATTAACTTTAAGTATTTTTTTCTACCAAATGTAACTGACCAAAGAGAAAGTAATGAAGAAGAGCACCATATTCCTAGTCTATCTTTGCACTCAAACTTTTTATGTCCATTTTTTGGGTCTAATTTAACTGAGTTACTTAACCCTCCCTCAATTGTAAGATAAAGCTCATGTTCCTCATCTGATGTCTCAAATGTTTTCTCTTCTCCTCGTTCAATCTGCCCTATTTGAATACCATCTAAAAAAATATAGTATTGATGAAGCATATTAAAATCTTTCGCAGGTCTGTTTATGGTAAATTTCATTTCAAGTTATATGTTGCATTAATTTTACTACTTCTTACTGTTGGTAACCATCACCATTATAGCAGAACGCTATTCCATTGATAACATGAAGAAAGAAATATGATTCATAAAATCTCCCCTTGCCCCTCTTTGCTAAAGAGGGGATACGATTCTGGACAAGCCAGAATGACATAGCTTTATTATAAAATCTACCCTTGCCCCTCTTTGCTAAAGAGGGGTAAAAACCTTACAAAACCTCCAGCGTTTTTATCAGCGCTTCAGCCTTCTTTAACGTCTCGTAATACTCCCTCTCAGGGTCTGAATCCGCGACAATGCCCGCGCCTGCCTGAACGTATGCTTTACCGTCTTTTATCACAAATGTCCTGATGATGATATTCAGGTCCATGTCGCCGTTGAAGTCGATGTATCCGAGTGAACCGGTGTACGGCCCTCTTGTCACTGGCTCAAGCTCGTCTATTATCTCCATACACCTGACCTTCGGCACGCCTGTTATCGTTCCTCCGGGGAAGGTTGCCTTTATGACATCAAAACAGTCTTTGCCTTTTGCAAGCGTGCCTTTGACATTTGAGACGATGTGTATGACATGGGAGTAATCTTCTGTCACCATGAGTTCATCAACCTTGACTGTGCCGTAGTCTGATATCCTGCCGAGGTCGTTTCTCTCAAGGTCTATGAGCATAAGATGTTCTGCGCGCTCTTTCTCATTCAGGAGCAGGTCGTTCCTCATCTGCCTGTCGCCTTCTGCGTCTGCGCCGCGCGGCCTTGTGCCTGCTATCGGCCTTGTATCGACAATATTGCCTGATACGCGTACAAGCCTTTCAGGTGATGAGCTTGCGATGAAGTAATCGCCCATGTCCAAGTAAGCGGCAAAGGGGGAAGGATTGATGCTGCTCAGGGTCTTATATATATGCCACGGGTCTGTATCGCCGATATCTGAAGATACTCTTTGCGAGAGGTTCGCCTGAAATATATCGCCTGCCTTTATGTATTCTTTGGTTTTTTTGACAATATTCATATACTTTTCTTTGCCCATCTCGTGTTTTAATTCCAAAGAGGCTTTAACAGAAGTGTCGCTGACCCCTCCTAACTCTTCTTTAGAAAATAGTCGGGATGTAATTATTTCATGCAGCTTGGCAATCTTCTTAACCGCCACGTCATAATGGCCTCCCCAATCGTCACTGCCGGGGTTTCCTGCGCCGGGAGATGAGATGATGAATGTCTTATTAAGCCTATGGTCAACAGCTATGACCGTATCGTAAAGCATGAAGTCTGCATCAGGGATCTTGAGGTCATCAACAGCGGTCTTCGGCAGCCGCTCAAAGTAATGGACAAAGTCATAGCTGAGCATGCCTACAGCTCCGCCTGTGAATGGAGGCAGGGCATAATCTCTCTCTGTTTTAAAGGATGTGATGATCTCTCTTAGCTTTTTGAGCGGGTGTGATGATGAGATCTTTGTATGGTTCTTCTCTGTTATCGCGGCATTGCCGTCTTTTGCCCTGAAGAGAAGAAAAGGGTCTGCGCCGATAAAGGAGTATCGTGCTATATTGTCAGGCCCTTTTGAACTCTCAAGAAGGAAACTGTGCGGCTGCTTTATTTTTT from Nitrospirota bacterium includes these protein-coding regions:
- a CDS encoding adenylyltransferase/cytidyltransferase family protein — encoded protein: MNNKNHKVVNREHLKDIVSKLKDEGKKIVFTNGCFDILHVGHARLLNQAKEFGDILIVGLNSDKSVSALKPGRPIIPQEQRAELLAAFHAVDYVTFFHEATPYNLIKELKPDVLVKGKDWSKQDIVGGDLVKEVKTIHLVQGMSTTEIIRRIKNPSSKI
- a CDS encoding CDP-alcohol phosphatidyltransferase family protein, which encodes MVKSFEMFSARFVHMLDKPLSSLAKKINISPNLITITGCFVTLAAAFVIPRSLISGGILILFSGFFDMLDGLVARVNNRATKFGAYLDSVLDRYSDSFLLIGFSWYFFINGSAQGCFLSIATLAGSLIISYAKARAEALGQACNVGIIERPERIIIMAAGALSGWVMPMIWVLFILTHITVAQRVYHVWKGMRS
- a CDS encoding helix-turn-helix domain-containing protein yields the protein MTRIPIKKELFDELLKSVKQGGAIMKRTMKPARTFTFAESEVKKIRDQYGLSQDKFAILMGISTATLRNWEQGRRAYCCKLRKNILMPCSILRVTGKQRRQSNQRVRGVNHLSHYDIISFKE
- a CDS encoding cob(I)yrinic acid a,c-diamide adenosyltransferase encodes the protein MSKGLIHVYTGEGKGKTTAAVGLAVRATGHGRKVLIHQFLKGGSLNSGEISALKMIGVSVVTFEDQVSPLFDPKVTIQELKAAVAESIELTIKEIKSGVYDLVILDEFNNLFSGKLADMDDVRRIIKAKPESLELVFTGRNAPPELIKLADYATDIQMVKHPFENGTKARKGIEF
- the secA gene encoding preprotein translocase subunit SecA; this encodes MFGLITKIFGTKNERDLKLLDQIVERINAAEASVSSLDDEKLKGKTVEFRERLTAGETLDDILPEAFAVVREASRRILGMRHFDSQLIGGIVLHQGKIAEMKTGEGKTLAATLPVYLNAIDGRGVHVITVNDYLAKRDTQWMGPIYHFLGLSVGTIQHDTSFVYDKSFHSEDSRLRYLRPISRRDAYHSDITYGTNNEFGFDYLRDNMRYDISEYVQRELNYAIVDEVDSILIDEARTPLIISGASEESTDKYYKVDKVIPGFVRDTDFTVDEKARNIILTDEGNSKAEKLLGIDNLYDISNMDILHHLNQALRAHVLFHRDVDYIVKDDEVIIVDEFTGRLMPGRRWSDGQHQAIEAKEGVKIASENQTLASVTFQNYFRMYNKLSGMTGTADTEAAEFAKIYNLDVLVIPTNKKMIRIDNADVIYKNVKGKLNAVVNEIEACHKRGQPVLVGTISIEKSELISSMLKKRKVPHQVLNAKYHEREAEIVVHAGRSGAVTIATNMAGRGTDIVLGGNPEVIAKDMLREKESYTDEDFQNALKKAQQLCEEDKKKVLEAGGLHILGTERHESRRIDNQLRGRSGRQGDPGSSRFYLSLEDDLMRIFGSDRISGLMEKLGMEEDQPIEHPWVSKGIESSQKKVEGHNFDIRKHLIDYDDVMNKQRTEIYSYRREILSEQGLKEKIFEMAENILDDILADHCPEDKHAEEWDIKGLKDALYGKFNITSDLDAGSFDEMRQKLIDEIKRLYEEKETEIGAENFRYLEKMIMIQMVDTQWKDHLLGLDHLKEGVGLRGYGQRDPLTEYKKEAFDMFAAMGDRVSSEVIGRLFKIHLVKEEPIQKKISIRPSKLQYGRGEGSGEGKPQTVIKDQKIGRNDPCPCGSGKKYKKCCGEGQ
- a CDS encoding anthranilate synthase component I family protein produces the protein MLIHPNREIFLKDSNTGKVFPVYTELQFIEPKEIYEKIKQPHSFLLESSKGPDNIARYSFIGADPFLLFRAKDGNAAITEKNHTKISSSHPLKKLREIITSFKTERDYALPPFTGGAVGMLSYDFVHYFERLPKTAVDDLKIPDADFMLYDTVIAVDHRLNKTFIISSPGAGNPGSDDWGGHYDVAVKKIAKLHEIITSRLFSKEELGGVSDTSVKASLELKHEMGKEKYMNIVKKTKEYIKAGDIFQANLSQRVSSDIGDTDPWHIYKTLSSINPSPFAAYLDMGDYFIASSSPERLVRVSGNIVDTRPIAGTRPRGADAEGDRQMRNDLLLNEKERAEHLMLIDLERNDLGRISDYGTVKVDELMVTEDYSHVIHIVSNVKGTLAKGKDCFDVIKATFPGGTITGVPKVRCMEIIDELEPVTRGPYTGSLGYIDFNGDMDLNIIIRTFVIKDGKAYVQAGAGIVADSDPEREYYETLKKAEALIKTLEVL